The genomic DNA cttagagacttacccagagagactcacagctcttagagacttacccagagagactcacagctcttagagacttcccagagagactcacagctcttagagacttacccagagagactcacagctcttagagacttacccagagagactcacagctcttagagacttacccagagagactcacagctcttagagacttacccagagagactcacagctcttagagacttacccagagagactcacagctcttagagacttacccagagagactcacagctcttagagacttaccccgagagactcacagctcttagagacttacccagagagactcacagctcttagagacttacccagagagactcacagctcttagagacttacccagagagactcacagctcttagagacttacccagagagactcacagctcttagagaattacccagagagactcacagccctctgccaaaggtgattctacaaagtattgattcagggctgtgaatacttctgtaaatgagatttctatattacatttgcaaacatttctaaaaacatgtcttcactgtcattatgggttgTGTGtcgattgaatccattttgaatccaggctgtaacacaacaaaatgtggaataagtcaagtggtatgaatactttcagaaggcaccgtgttaggtgtgtgtgtgtgtgtgtgttgtgtgttaggtgtgtgtgtattaccgGTGTCCTGTCCCTTCAGAACGTGGTTCTCACAGAGGTAGGTGGTGAGGTCTTCCTCCTGACTGCCTTTGTACCAGTCCTCTATAACCTCCTCATACTGCTCTATCATTACatcacactgagacacagagacagagagacagaggacacccatcagagagagagacacagccgagagagagagagagacagacagatgagacagaggagacccagcagagagagagacacagcagagagagagagagacaggagacacagagacagagggagaaagaagacagaggagacagagagagaaagaagacagagagagagagaaccagagaaagGAGACATATCAAACATGCACACAGAAGAATAAAACAAAATGTCTTTGTGAATAATATCAAATACATTCGTAAAACATTGACTGATCCTCACCTGCTTCTTGAGATCGGCGACCTCTGCGGAGGTTTCGTTCCAGAGCTCATAGGGGATGTCCATCACGACCTTTACCCCCTTATGGACCAGCCCATGGAGGGTAGAGAAGGTCTCAGACATaccctggagagagagcagaTCCACTGAGTTGATTTGACcatttaaaatacatttataaaagacagtaaatacatttataaaagacagtaaataattttttccccccaaCTTGTCAAGCATAACCCAATAAAATAAATGTGGTCCATTAGAGAAAGCAAGAGCgaggcgagggagggagagaggcgaggGCCGGAGAGAGGCGAGGGCCGGAGAGAGGCGAGGGCCGGAGAGAGGCGAGGGCGGGAGAGAGgcgagaaagaaggagagagatggtgtgttaTATTTGTTAAACATCGTGGTTATCACGTCCTCAGTGAGCCTGcagaaacacacactgacctTGGCAAAGCGGTTGCTGCCCTCCCTCTCCTTGTGCAGGTTGTAGCCAGAGAGCCTCTGACACACATTCTCCACAACCTCAATGAAACGGATgtctctatagacagacagggagagacagggagagacagggagagacagggagagacagggagagacagggagagacagggagagacagaattaGGAAGAAGAGACAGATGCAGGCTGGttttagtacacacacaccatttcatTTAGCCTTTTTTCAAACATTCACAAGTTGACTCTAACAACCTCCCATCATATTAGTTTGACAGAGATTCCCATTTATAAAAAGGCTAGGCCGCCTCCCACAGGAAGTGACCTGGACCAAGTTCTCGTCCCCCCGCTACCATAGCAGCCCTGCTATCTCCACGGCGACGACGGAGAGAAAATAGACACACGGCTCGAACTACAGTGAAAGCTTCTAGAAGTGACAGATCTTGTATCAGTTTACCCTCACCAGACCATTACCAATAAATAACATCGAAGCATTTTTATCTcctataaagtgtgtgtgtgtgtgcgcgtctcttTCTACATTAGAGagagataaaacattttttttataataaataataataataataaatataataataaataataataataaatatataataataataaatatataataataataataataataataaatataactacttttgaccagagcccatagggatgTACATATGGTGCCAGTAGGACCTCACACATTGAATGATCAAATCATTCTACAACGACGGCATATCTGAAGTTCTCAAAATAATCTTTGttgtaaattattattatttattttttaaaaagcATTTCAAAACAGTCAGGAATAATCTAATGAATGTAGGCGTTATTAaattatacctaggctaaatataaaatctttatatttcaagttcaatttggatctatttgctagctaacgaggcagaacagttgaactgTTATAAACACATCCTTCTGTCCATCTCCAACTGATTTGAACAGCATGTTAGACTGTCCACTTTGTTCATGTTGAAATGAAGTGGCCAACCTTGTTACTCAGAATGAAAAGTAGGTGTCAATTccttattaaaaaaataaaataagtgttttatgcttattgaacatttataaaaaacacagactagacagctaacAGTCTTTGGCTAAgactatttaaaaccaaatacttttagtattttactggttgacttttacttgagtaattttctatgaaggtatctttacttttactcatgtatgacaattgagtactttttccaccgctgTTAGCGAGACGTAGTACAGAAATGATGCACTCGACAAACTGACcattcattttccagaatcaatgttcattgataGTCCTGTTttagattatagggtcccctaggaaacactgaacatcactttggttcctaccctgtcacaataactcgtcCATGTCTGCTCTGTGTTCAATTGGAGGAGTTGAAACATAAAAATAATATTGTTAAAGGTTAACGTGTCTTCTATTACAGTAAGATATAGTCTACTACAGTAAGATATAGTCTACTACAGTAAGATATAGTCTACTACAGTAAGATATAGTCTACTACAGTAAGATATAGTCTAGGGGGCAGGGGCAGGGGCTTGGTGTGAggggcagggggaggggcttggtgtgaggggcagggggaggggcttggtgtgagggttagctgaacaacgacattatcaacatacagcgggctggttatacgctgtatcggtAGGAtggaacagcggcgtctggtaagacaaggggtggcggactaTGCTTATACGTAAACAACAGGTGGtgctaaatgtgcaaccagaggaaaaataactctggaccacctttactccacacacagagatgcatacaaagctctccctcaccctccatttggaaaatctgaccataattctattcttctgattcctgctaacaagcaaaaattaaagcatgaagcaccagtgactagatcaattcAAAagcggtcagatgaagcagatgctaagctacaggactgttttgctagcacagactggaatacgttctgggattcttccgatggcattgaggagtacaccacctcagtcactggcttcatcaataagtgtatcgatTACGTCTTCCTCAcattgactgtacgtacataccccaaccagaagccatggattacaggcaacatccgcactgagctaaaggctagagctgccgctttcaaggtgcgggactctaacccggaagcttacaagacatcctgctatgccctgcgacgaaccatcaaacaggcaaagcatcaatacaggactaagattgagtcgtactacaccggctccgacactcgtcggatgtggcagggcttgcaaactattacagactacaaaagggaaacacagccacgagctgcccagtgacacgaacctaccagacaagctaaactacttctatgctcgcttcaaggcaagtaacactgaaacatgcataagagcaccagctgttcccagatgactgtgtgatcacgcactCCGCAGCCGATGCAAAACCTTTAAAATGGTCAACAATAACAAGgttgcagggccagacggattaccaggacgtgtactgcgagcatgcactgaccaactggcaagtgtcttcactgacatgttcaacctctccctgagtctgtaatacccacatgttttaaacagaccaccatagcccctgtgcccaagagcactaaggtaacctgcctaaatgactaccgacctgtagcactcacgtctgtagccatgaagtgctttgaaaggctggtcatggctcacatcaacaccattaacccagaaaccttagacccactccaatttgcatacaaccctaacagatccacagatgatgccatctctattgcactccacactgccctttcccacctggacaaaaggaacacctatgtgagaatgctgttcattgactacagctcagcgttcaacaccatagtgccctcaaagctcatcactaagctaaggaccctgggactaaacacctccctctgcaactggatcctggacttcctgacgggccgccccctggtggtaaatgtaggtaacaacacatccgccacgctgatcctcccACAGGGGCCccccacgactccaacaccatcattaagtttgctgatgacacaacagtggtaggcctgatcaccgacaacaatgatacagcctatagggaggaggtcagagacctggcagtgtggtgccacgacaacatctccctcaacttgatcaagacaaaggagatgagtgtggactagaggaaaaggaggaccgagcacgcccccattctcatcgacagggctgtagtggagcaggttgagagcttaaagttccttggtgtccacgtcaacaaactaacatggtccaaacacaccaagacagtcgtgaagagggcacgacaaaacctattccccctcaggagactgaaaatatttggcattggtcctcagatcctcaaaaggttctacagctgcaccatcgagagcatcctgactggttgcatcactgcctggtatggtaactgctcggcctccgaccacaaggcactacagagggtagtgcgtaccgcccagtacatcactggggacaagcttcctgccatccaggacctctataccaggcggtgtcagaggaaggccctaaaaattgtcaaagactccagccaccctagtcatagactgttctctctgctaccgcacagcgagttgtaccggagcgccaagtctaggtccaagaggcttctaaacagcttcgaaccccaagccataagactcatgaACAGCTGAACATCTCCTGAACAGTCtgatacccagactatttgcattgccccccccccccttttacaccactggtactctctgttgtcatctatgcatagtcactttaataactctacctacatgtacatattacctcaattacctcgactaacctgtacccccctgtatatagtctcgcttaTTGTCATTTTATAAATGTGTGATAATGAAAGTCACTTACGACTTGACATATTTGATTGGCGGAGCTCCCTTGTTGTCGTCAAGGAAACGGTAGTTCCTCTCAATGACTTCCTTGGTTTTCCCCGTCTCGTCAAAGGCAGACTTCATCTCGATACTCACAAACTTACACactaggtggagagagagatggagaagttgAAGATGACAAAAGGTTAAGACAAGAGGATTCTAATATCCCATAAGTCTTTAGAAAAATTGGACCAGCTATAGTAGTTAGCACCGGCGCTGATCCCAGGAATCTGTTTATTTTCAAAAAACTTCCATGTGGAATCATAACTTGTCCTAACCTTTTATCTTCAACCTAGTATTTttgcaagatggcgccgacagatggTCGCCTCGCGTCCTTACAAAACTATGCTGCATTTTATTTttgatgtattatttcttacattgttaccccaggaaatcttaagtcttattacatacagccgggaagaactattggatataagagcaacgtcaacttaccaacattacgaccaggaatacaactttcccaaaacggatcctctgtttggaccaccacccaggacagtggatctaatcccagaggccAACCCAAGACAacagcgccgcagaaggggcagatggagcggcctcctggtcaggctccgtagacgtgcacGTCGCCCAccactcccgagtatactactcgccaatgtccagtctcttgacaactaGGTaaatgaaattcgagcaagggttgccttccagagagacaccagagattgtaacattctctgtttcacggaaacatggctctctcgggatatgtcgtcggaatcggttcagccaccggaCTTCTCTATGCATTGCGCCAACAGAGACAAGCACCTCTGGGAAGAGGAATGgcggggtgtatgcttcatgataaacgactcatggtgtaatcataacaacatacaggaactcaagtccttctgctcacccgacctagaattcctcaatcaaatgccggccatcTTACCTTCGAAGAAAATTCTCGGCAGTTATCATCACAGCCATGTACCTAaattcgggggggggggggtttacactcgaccactgctactctaacttccacaatgcatacaaagccctcccccgcccttcattcagcaaatccgaccacgacgccatcttgcaCCTACCTTCTTATAAGGAGAAATtcaaaacaggatgtaccagtgactagaaccattcagtgctggtctgaccaatcggaatccacgcttcaagattgttttgatcacgcagactgggacatgttccggtcagcctcagagaataacatcgatctatacgctgactcggtgagtgaattTAAGAAAATGctttggagatgttgtacccactgtgactattaaaaccctacccagaaaccgtggatagatggcgtcATTCGcttaaaactgaaagcgcgatccaccgcatttaaccacagaaaagaggtctgggaatatgtctgaatataaa from Salmo salar chromosome ssa07, Ssal_v3.1, whole genome shotgun sequence includes the following:
- the cnpy3 gene encoding protein canopy homolog 3 encodes the protein MVWFTCVTMFLLSVLVEGAEKKEGDDEWVNLPNKCEVCKFVSIEMKSAFDETGKTKEVIERNYRFLDDNKGAPPIKYVKSDIRFIEVVENVCQRLSGYNLHKEREGSNRFAKGMSETFSTLHGLVHKGVKVVMDIPYELWNETSAEVADLKKQCDVMIEQYEEVIEDWYKGSQEEDLTTYLCENHVLKGQDTACLKEEYSKKGDVAAIAEEKKKKKKEGSRKKEEQRRGRK